The DNA window catacacacagtcATCCATATCACTAtagttataatatatatatatatatctgtttgGTTCATACAatgtgcaatatttaaaaaacaagacaaaacaaaacacaaacattaTAAGGAAAATAGACAAGTCACAAAATTTacgtataatttaaataaaaacttgtctgttgattttgtgtatattatatataataattttttatacgtATTTTTAgcagtaaacaatttttaagtaataataactaagcttattaattagaagtaaaatgttttaagccATATAAGGTaattcaaaatacaaacatttcTCAATATTAGTTATGttataattagaaattaaCACAAAAGTAATCAGCAATAAAAGCTGGCAATATAAATGtagctatttatataaaatatgtatgctaaaaaaaaaaaaaataaatttaatcataataataataatataacatttgaaatttaagcttaagtatAAGGTTCTCTCAAtaatgtgcatacatatgtatgtgtgtgtgtgtgtgtgtgtgtgtgtaggcaaATTACTTGAACTAAGGAGACAACTGTGGGTCTTAATGCTAGTTACTAAAAGactaaaaaaattgtttaatcgTTTTACACTATTACTtatgattttttgttgctgtaattggtagttggttttttttcttttcattttatacTTAAAAACCTACTCTagatataaatacaatacCCTACCCAAAAAATAAgccccccccctcccccctaACCGACCGCGCAAAAGCCGTTACGCTGCGTAGAAACAAATTAGACTCTCCACAGTATTTACAAGATGTAGGCGTGGCGTagagttttggtttttgtgtgGTCCCCCCCAAAAGTGTTTGGAGCTGTTTTTGACATTCGAGTTTGTCTGTGGAAGCTGAATGTAGACTTTGCGTTTTTGTAgagtttttgtgtgtttgtttgtttgttacatATTGCTATTGTTTACATATAAGGCATTTGCGTAGAGCAGTTGAAGTCATTGCTTGAACTGCagcgttttttgtttgttaactttGTTGTGTAgaattgttaatgttgttgtagAGTTTTTGTGTGTAGAGGCGCACTGATTGCATGCATTTGATTGTTTGCCAGTGGAGTGGAGAGTTGTTTTGTggagagtttttttttttttgttttttgataaTAACTGCTAGCTTGGCTCTGTTGCTTTCtagcttgttgcttttgcttttttgtgtgCAACACATTgttccattgttgttgttgctgctgctgctggtgttgttgttgttatttcatACCAATCACAGACGAAtcttgcgcagcagcagcagcgtcgtcgtcgtcattcGCATAATCGTCGCTGATCAGTTGGAGGACAACAGCCAACGTTAACTCTTACTAATCTCCAATGCTGGCGCAGtcagcggctgcagcagcatctgctgtggtggttgctgctgctgctcgtgctgctgctgctgcagctcctcctCTGGctcgaactgctgctgcttgccatcCCACCAATCTTTGATGCTGCAAACCATTTGATGGCGACGAAAACGCATCGATTCACCAATGCACATGTCCACAAAGTCGGCCTTCATGTCCTGATCGCCTTTAAGCAGATTCAGATGATCCAGCAGCTGGCTATAATCACGTCCAGGTCGTCGTATATCACGAAAGATTTGCGAGCGCAAGTCGTAGTTATGCAGGCGTGCCGACTCCAGCTGCTCATCCGATAATGAGGGATCTGGTGAGCAGGCTTTGATGACAACGGGCGTGACTTCACCATTGTGTGTGGGGCTATGCGTGGGTGAAGGTGAAGCTTTCAGCTCTAGCTTAGGACTGCTGTTTctaatgttgttgtttgtgttgttggtgtgatgattgctgttgctgttgctgttactgttggcattgctgctgctgttattgctgctgtagtGATTGAGCGCATtgccccaaaaaaaatgtgGATTGCCGACCaagtttgtgctgctgctgctgccgttgccgctgctgctgctgctgctgttggcgccgctgctgttggccacaCGCTTCAAGGAGTCAAAACTAAGATCATCTTCCTCCTCTGGCTCCTCCTCGCCATCGCCATTGGCATCGCCATTTAACAAATCGTCGCtgtcattgctgttgctgttgttgttgttgctgctgttgccattgtgaCAGGTTTGCAATATGCGCGAGATCTCTGATGCATCATTAATGTCATTGTGTGCAAAATATGTAGAGCTAGTGCTAGTgctagagctgctgctggcaacagttgttgttgtgctgctgctgctaacaacagcagcgcttgttgttgttgtcgttgtagctgctgctgctgcggttgttgTTACGActggtgctgttgctgctggtggcgaCAACATGGCTGCATGACTGCTGCCATAACCATTCGgcattagcagcagcggcggcattataactgctgctgctaacttattattatgtgttgctgttgctgctatgcTGTGTGTTGCTGCCGGCAGCATATCGTTGCTAACGCTGCTGCTATAAGCAGCATGATGCAGCGTCAAACCATTGAGCGGCACATACaagacgccgctgctgctgccatggtGCTGGCTATGATCTGGTCGCATGATGTGGCTATGATCTGCTCGCATGTTGTGGCTGTgatctgttgctgctgctgcgggtctgctgctgctgctgctgttgttgtggctgctgcttagctGTGTGTCTGCTGCAGTGCCATTGCTGGCAGGCATGTTGGCtgtgctgttggctgttgttgttgctgtgcttgctgctgctgctgttgttgttgttgctgcagctgtgctagctgctgttgctgctactactgctgctgctattgctggcGTGCTGGGCGCTGCAGTTACTTCAgtattgctactgctgctgtcttgCTTTTCAtgctcgttgctgctgctgctgctactgttgttgttgctgctgctgctgttttcatCATTAATgccattaataaaattatgcacaaaacCATTTAAAGGCATTTCCTGGTCTGTTGCTTCCTCCTCGCTAAAATCATAGCTTAAACGTGGCTCAGCTACGCCGGAGTCGCTGCttatattgctgttgctatcgctgttgctgctgctggttgttgtggtggtggtgttgttgttgttgttgttgctgacgctgctaacgctgctgctttgactaGGCGCATCCGAATCATAATTATGCTCATTGCTTTCCTCAGTGCTCATTTgctcatcctcatcatcatcatcatcctgcACCAGATCCTCCATGCTGCTGTTCAAACTGTCAAtatcgctgtcgctgtcgtcaatgttgttgttgctgctgctgctgtgtatattgctcaagctgctgctagtgctactgctgttgctgctgctggcaccgctgctgctgctgctgctgttgttgttgccgccgccgccaatgttgctgctgctgctggcgccgctaGTTGAATCAACCGACAAACGTCTAAACTCAAAGCTGCGCGGCAATGGGCCCGCCTTGCGTTTGCGTCCACGTCCATTGGGATCCAGCTGCTTCGATTTCATGCCCAAGGCACCAACACCATTGCCCAGCAGCAAGCCTGCGCCCAAGGGCGACGCTGCTGAGCCGCTGGCAGCTTTAATTGGCGCCACATCGCTTAGATCGGCCTCATCCACCATTACCATATGCTTATCCTTCTTGTAGGGATTGCCGAACATATGCTGGCGCACATTGGTGGGTTCGATTTCACGCAGCGGATTATCCTTGTTCTTCAAATACTCCTGGTAGTTGCCCATCTCAGCAATGGGCAGACAATGTCCCGAATCCTTGCCCAGCAAACTGGCAGCGGGACGCAGAAATGTTTCACGCATGCGCGCAATTTCATCAATAAGATCACGTCGTGGTATATCAAAGGGATTGCGATAACCCTTGGCAGCGCTTTGATTCGTTATCTGAGGCACCACAATGGTATAGTTCTCCACTGGCTCGATCTCGGCATGCAACTTGGCGAACGTGTCGCGCAGCAGCGGATGCCGCACCAAATCGCGCCGCAGTGCGGCGCCCGTGCAGAGCTTGGCGGTTTCTACTTGTCTATAAGGCGGTTTGGGTTGCTTCAATTGTTTGTAAACCTTCAGGCAAAGGTTCTCCTGATCCTGCTTTGCAGTATTCTTGATGTGCTTCAAATGATTCGCTATGGAAGGTGACAGATAATTGTCCACATTTTCGGGCAAcagaaactgcagcagctgatacGGCACATTGATGTTGGCCAATGCCTTGCGCAGAAAGGGGCAATAGTACGGCGGAATGGAGCGCACGTAGGCATTGAACTTGTACATGAGATCGTTGGGCGGACTCATGTTGTACTTGTGTATCAGATCGtggagcagcggcagcagcgctggatAATTGTAGGCCAGCACATAGAGATGCACTTGACTGAAGTTCGGCGCCGCCTTCAGATAGCCAAAGGGCAGCTCGAAGCCGTGCATGCCATTGGTGACGATCACCTGCCAGCATTTGTTCATCTCACGCTTGTTCAGTATTTGCAGCGTTAGGGGACAGCCTTCGATTTCATATTTATCTACGGGAAAACTTCGTACGAGTTGAGGTTCCTCCACCGCCGGCGTCAGAATCTTCAACTTTGGATGGGCGTCGCGGGGTGGCAATGTTATAGCCTTGGAATCGGGCCAATAGGGCTCCGGCAGCGGCCAATAGCCAATCGGAAATGTCTTTTGTGTAATATGCTTTTGCACATAGATCATTTTCTTCAAAGGCTGGAAGACTATGTCAGGCGTGggttcgttgctgttgctgctgctgctgcttgtcgacgacgacgcagcAGTTGacggcgttgttgttgctgctgctgttgctgctgctgcggcggctgctgctccaccgcctgttgtgttgcttgctgctgttgccgtcgTCTCCTTCGGCAGCATGGGCTCAAATTGCAAGACCACGCCCGGTTGCACCTTCTGCACCAAACTCTCGATGCACTGATTCAGCACATAATGACTGCGCACGCGATAGGAACGTCCGCCGGTGACCTCACACATGCGTTCAATGGGCGAATCATCGTGCGGCACTTTGCCCTCCACTCGCTCATCCACCTTATTGCCCGGCATGCGCAGCACCAGCGAGAATAGCCGCTGATCCCAGCGAAATGGTTCCTTGGTAAACTTTGTGCCAGGTATTTGATTGCTTAGCGGCAGTATAATCTCTTGATGAACACCATTCCGATACGAATAGCGTCCGCCATCGGTTATCACTATTATCACCGACGGCTCCAGATAGAACGGACAACGCCCCTGGCCATAGGTATCGATGCCCGATTGCATGCGATTGAGATTAAGCAAATCGAATGCATTGCGTAGTGATTCACCCATTGAGGTCAGGCCATGGCTTTGCAGATTCTTAAGCTCGTTCATAAAGGTCGCATGATTCTCCTTCCAGCCCGCTTTCACATTCGATGGCGGCTCCTCGAAGGTCAGGAGCATGTAGCGATCACCCAAGCAATCCTGTGTGCGTTGTCTGTACTTCAAAAATGTCTCCACTGCTCCTTTCGCTATATCCAGGTAGGTCTTTTGTACACCATTCACATACGCCTTCTGGCACATGGACGAGGATGTGTCTACCAGGAATAGTATGATGGTCATGGCGAGAAGCAGTCTCAAGGCTTCACCTCCGCTTATTTTGTCCTCGCGCGTTTCTTGTTTCTTCTTGTTTAAagctctaaaataaaaatgaaaataagttaaaataaatcaaaaaataaataataaataaaattagcacaagcaattaattttgtatactttgtatattaatttcgattttttttcataattgaaaatttaaattcatttaaaacaaaaaaaatatttgccaaatgttatataaaaaaataacatatcAATTACAAATAGTTATGCAATTACTTTAAAGCAAGAATGattgaaacaaaatattatttaatattttttttgtgtagcgCTTTTTAGCTTCGATTCACAGTTAATTGGCATAAACTTCAATTTAccgttgctgctttgctgttcTGTTTTCGCAAAGTCTTGTAGATTGCTGCGTGTGCGTAATGCGAGAGACAGAGATGAAGCATATAGATagagatggagagagagagagagcgagagcgacagagagtagagagagagagagagcacttGTTGTTCTGTAgtgggtgttgttgttgttattgctgcgtTACTCCCGATATCGTTTCGATctctttgctctgctcttaCCACTTTTTCGACCGTTACTTGCTTTTtagagtttttgttttgttttgctttttttttttttttgattatattcagttatttgtttatttttgttgttgctgctgcttttttttttatgtgtggcagctgttgcttgttttatgctttttgctaAGCTTTCGTCTTGTTGCTTTCTTAGCTAGCAGCGTTCTTcctcttgttgttgtcctgTTCTCAAGCAATTTGCTCTTTTTCTTCTCTTTACTGTGCTTCGTTTATAGTAGTACATGTTGCGTAAAACACCTGACATTTGGGCtttaagcaaaaaagcaacagacTGCAATGAGAGtaagaaaattgaatttgtagaGAAATCACAGTCACAAACTAGAAAACAGaaagttgcgcatacgcagtgtgtcGTGATGAGTGCTGAgtacaagcaacaacaaaaaattagtaattataaatcaaaaatatgttctaaaaatatagttatcaaaaacaaaacaaatgacgAGCACAAGAAATATAAAGCtcaaaaattgaataaaaaatttacatttacaactataataaaaatataaaaaaaaattaaatggtGAGCAGTTGCAGTTCTCTTTTAAtatactattatttattttaaaaattgtaatatcaagcaaattgcatttgcatatctattgttaatttttcgtttattaatgtttatcGCCTGCGTAATCACTGATAAAGCACaagcacgcacacaaatacacacaaacacaaatgcaGCGTCGCAGCACTCAACTcgcatatgtatatttctttttttgacAATAGATgtgctaattttaaattctctCATTCAAAGCTGTAACTTTATGAACTCTCGAACGCACACTAGTTCTCTTGCTCTCAACCGTTAGGTCAACTAACTACCAGCCGAAACTGATTTTCGGCTGATCGTGCCTAATAAACGTTTACTACTCAAAGGCAGCGCTTCTGCAGTCGACGTCGCTCTAGCAGTGctccaaaaaaataaaattagtgatgtgcgtgtgtgtgctcacgtatttgttgtttttatgcgCGCATAATTTTCGAAAccgattgtttttttttttacaataatctttcacacaaaaatttttgtGACACATAAATCTTGATCTTacttgtaaaaaataataacaacaacaggaacatgttttcttttcgttcgcacgtgtgtgtgtgggtaacACGATCATTGCGCTCGCTCACGTCATGCGGGCCTCTCTTCCGCTCGCTCACTGGCTCTCACGCACACATCTTTAGAAAAAATGCTAGTtaactataaaattattagGTTGAGTCTTGTTGTTGAAATAGCGCACACACCCCCTGCCTTTAATTTAACTTCatgtacaatttattttaatgagaAAAGACTGCgcgtgcaacaacaacaaatgagttTTTTATGCGTGAGTCAAGAGCCTCGAGTACAAAGCACTCaattgtacacacacacacacacacacacacacacacatacacagacacacacacatgtgcacacatatatagagcAACACTCGTGTGTTCAACGGCTAAGCGGCGGCACAGCGTTGCCACATGTTGAGAGCTAAGTGCAGTGGGGTTGAACAATGCGCTCGTCATCTGTTTTTTTAGTGGAACGCAGCCAAAGTGGCGCACGTGTGcacaacatttttaacaataaattattggcaattatttttaagtaacGCACCAATAATCGTCATGCAATGCGTAAGTTAGACACTAGCACTGAACTGGGAGTGGCAACGCTGCTCACAGACGCAGGTAAGACAACAAAAGCTGTTATCACAAAAGGCAAGGCGCGGAAGGAGgtgataattaaaaattgtttgctatgtGCCAGCACTTGTTAAGAGTGAGAAATAAAGAGATTCATCGATATTGCTGAACAGTGTGTTTACATTGCGTTATCGATCGACGATAGTATTGTATTTAAGGTTTCAGTAGCGCGCCAATATTTAAACTTGCTATCgctaagcaaacttttttgcAGCTGATTGTCTGCACAACGACGTAACGTAATCGcactttaacaaaaaataagcaaacactCAACACGCGTAGTTAATTAAGTAAACAATTACTTAAAATGAAGTTAAGCTGCAAACGTTTAGTTTGGCTTTGTCttactttattaattactgttttatttttacttaaaaaaaaaatatatcgcCACCGCCGCACCGCGCGCGCACGCATACACttaaacacacatatatgccATATACACGCtcgcaaacaattttttttttttatacgcacGCTCTCACGCTCACTGCCCCTCTCTGGCGCTTGATAGCCGCTCTACCCGCCCCCGCTCCATTGCTTACGGTGACGTTGACGacgacatacatatgtatgtacgtacgTATGTATCTATTTGTATGTTTACTTGTAGTATCTCATCAGGCGGGTTAGTttgtttcacacacacacacatacacatacaaacactcAGTCTCTCGAATTGTCGCCTCTTCCTTTTCTATTGCATCTGTCTTCTGCTTTGATTCTGTTTCTGTTTACTGTTTCTGCCGCCCGCCACTGGCCAACCAACCTTTCAgttcaaaagtaaaaaaataactgaGAGGTAGAGCTGGGAAAAACGTTGATGTGGACTTCGATTCATCGATAGTTTGAGATCAACgatgtttatttttcaattgcacAGAAGAGCtcgtgtatattttttatcaaaattcaGATCATTGATGTATTTTCTAAACAAATAGATTAATCAtgaaagaaaaatgttttgttatcAATggttagcaatttaattgacaaaaaagtaaaacggT is part of the Drosophila busckii strain San Diego stock center, stock number 13000-0081.31 chromosome X, ASM1175060v1, whole genome shotgun sequence genome and encodes:
- the LOC108606510 gene encoding integrator complex subunit 6, producing MTIILFLVDTSSSMCQKAYVNGVQKTYLDIAKGAVETFLKYRQRTQDCLGDRYMLLTFEEPPSNVKAGWKENHATFMNELKNLQSHGLTSMGESLRNAFDLLNLNRMQSGIDTYGQGRCPFYLEPSVIIVITDGGRYSYRNGVHQEIILPLSNQIPGTKFTKEPFRWDQRLFSLVLRMPGNKVDERVEGKVPHDDSPIERMCEVTGGRSYRVRSHYVLNQCIESLVQKVQPGVVLQFEPMLPKETTATAASNTTGGGAAAAAAAATAAATTTPSTAASSSTSSSSSNSNEPTPDIVFQPLKKMIYVQKHITQKTFPIGYWPLPEPYWPDSKAITLPPRDAHPKLKILTPAVEEPQLVRSFPVDKYEIEGCPLTLQILNKREMNKCWQVIVTNGMHGFELPFGYLKAAPNFSQVHLYVLAYNYPALLPLLHDLIHKYNMSPPNDLMYKFNAYVRSIPPYYCPFLRKALANINVPYQLLQFLLPENVDNYLSPSIANHLKHIKNTAKQDQENLCLKVYKQLKQPKPPYRQVETAKLCTGAALRRDLVRHPLLRDTFAKLHAEIEPVENYTIVVPQITNQSAAKGYRNPFDIPRRDLIDEIARMRETFLRPAASLLGKDSGHCLPIAEMGNYQEYLKNKDNPLREIEPTNVRQHMFGNPYKKDKHMVMVDEADLSDVAPIKAASGSAASPLGAGLLLGNGVGALGMKSKQLDPNGRGRKRKAGPLPRSFEFRRLSVDSTSGASSSSNIGGGGNNNSSSSSSGASSSNSSSTSSSLSNIHSSSSNNNIDDSDSDIDSLNSSMEDLVQDDDDDEDEQMSTEESNEHNYDSDAPSQSSSVSSVSNNNNNNTTTTTTSSSNSDSNSNISSDSGVAEPRLSYDFSEEEATDQEMPLNGFVHNFINGINDENSSSSNNNSSSSSSNEHEKQDSSSSNTEVTAAPSTPAIAAAVVAATAASTAAATTTTAAAASTATTTANSTANMPASNGTAADTQLSSSHNNSSSSSRPAAAATDHSHNMRADHSHIMRPDHSQHHGSSSGVLYVPLNGLTLHHAAYSSSVSNDMLPAATHSIAATATHNNKLAAAVIMPPLLLMPNGYGSSHAAMLSPPAATAPVVTTTAAAAATTTTTTSAAVVSSSSTTTTVASSSSSTSTSSTYFAHNDINDASEISRILQTCHNGNSSNNNNSNSNDSDDLLNGDANGDGEEEPEEEDDLSFDSLKRVANSSGANSSSSSSGNGSSSSTNLVGNPHFFWGNALNHYSSNNSSSNANSNSNSNSNHHTNNTNNNIRNSSPKLELKASPSPTHSPTHNGEVTPVVIKACSPDPSLSDEQLESARLHNYDLRSQIFRDIRRPGRDYSQLLDHLNLLKGDQDMKADFVDMCIGESMRFRRHQMVCSIKDWWDGKQQQFEPEEELQQQQHEQQQQPPQQMLLQPLTAPALEISKS